The Buchnera aphidicola (Sitobion avenae) genome contains a region encoding:
- a CDS encoding iron-sulfur cluster assembly accessory protein: MNRDKINTYLPNKNKWTGISITEDAIKQILFLINLNPDNIGIRLSIKKSGCAGFRYTMKLVKTSELKKEKNDKEISFFYKSILIYVLYKDAPFLEGVKIDFVKSNINKIFKFYNSKLEKFCGCGESFSID; encoded by the coding sequence ATGAATAGAGATAAAATTAACACTTATTTGCCAAATAAAAATAAATGGACAGGTATTTCAATCACTGAAGATGCTATAAAACAAATTTTATTTTTAATTAATTTAAATCCTGATAATATAGGAATAAGACTTAGCATAAAAAAATCAGGATGTGCAGGATTTCGCTACACCATGAAATTAGTAAAAACTTCGGAATTAAAAAAAGAAAAAAATGACAAAGAAATTAGTTTTTTTTACAAAAGTATTCTTATATATGTTTTATATAAAGACGCACCTTTTTTAGAAGGTGTTAAAATAGATTTTGTGAAAAGTAATATTAATAAAATATTTAAATTTTATAATTCTAAACTAGAAAAATTTTGTGGTTGTGGTGAGAGTTTTTCTATTGATTAA
- a CDS encoding 3-deoxy-7-phosphoheptulonate synthase — protein sequence MKKTDELRTIRIDPLITPSELARQYAITSDIMDTVIATRQNIARIMTGQDLRLLVVIGPCSVHDPIAAVEYAHRLYELRVKYKDRLEIIMRTYFEKPRTVVGWKGLISDPDLNGSFRVNHGLAVARKLLLDINALGMPAATEFLDMVIGQFIADLISWGAIGARTTESQIHREMASALSCPVGFKNGTDGNIRIAIDAIRATRVRHLFLAPNKDGQMTINHTSGNPYGHIIMRGGRSPNYHSNDVDLAVKHLREFDLSEHLMIDFSHGNCLKEHLRQKNVSKSVSHQISHGSKAIFGVMIESFLEEGFQTVVNNQPLIYGKSITDACLNWKDSTLIIKQLADAVDSRF from the coding sequence ATGAAAAAAACAGATGAACTACGTACAATACGAATTGATCCTTTAATAACTCCATCGGAATTAGCAAGACAATATGCGATTACTTCAGACATTATGGATACTGTTATCGCAACAAGACAAAATATTGCTCGTATTATGACTGGACAAGATTTGCGATTACTTGTTGTAATAGGTCCATGTTCAGTACATGATCCTATTGCTGCAGTAGAATACGCACATCGACTATATGAATTGCGAGTAAAATACAAAGATCGTCTTGAAATTATAATGCGTACGTATTTTGAAAAACCAAGAACAGTTGTTGGATGGAAAGGGTTAATTTCAGATCCGGATTTAAATGGAAGTTTTCGAGTAAATCATGGATTAGCTGTAGCACGTAAATTATTATTAGATATCAATGCATTAGGAATGCCCGCGGCAACAGAATTTCTTGATATGGTTATAGGACAATTTATTGCAGATTTAATCAGTTGGGGTGCTATTGGAGCAAGAACAACTGAAAGCCAAATTCATAGAGAAATGGCTTCTGCACTTTCTTGTCCTGTAGGTTTTAAAAATGGAACTGATGGCAATATACGAATTGCAATTGATGCTATTCGTGCAACTAGAGTTCGACATTTGTTTTTAGCACCTAATAAAGATGGACAAATGACTATTAATCATACTAGTGGAAATCCATATGGACATATAATTATGCGAGGTGGTCGATCTCCTAATTATCATTCTAATGATGTCGATTTAGCAGTAAAACATTTACGCGAGTTTGATTTATCAGAGCATTTAATGATTGATTTTAGTCATGGTAATTGCTTGAAAGAGCATCTTCGCCAAAAAAATGTTTCTAAATCTGTTTCACATCAAATTTCTCATGGTTCTAAAGCTATATTTGGTGTTATGATTGAAAGCTTTTTAGAAGAAGGTTTTCAAACAGTAGTTAATAATCAACCATTAATATATGGTAAATCGATTACTGATGCTTGTTTAAACTGGAAAGACAGCACTTTAATTATTAAACAATTAGCAGATGCTGTGGACTCTCGTTTTTAA
- the dcd gene encoding dCTP deaminase, with amino-acid sequence MRLCDKDIEEWLERKDLIIEPYPEKKLISGITVDIHLGNKFRFFHENTKSCINLSDSKINTSLALTDIMSDEIIFSKEKPLFLQPGSLVLSSTFENITIPNNLVGWLDGRSSLARLGLMIHATAHRIDPGWKGNIVLEMFNAGKLTLVLHPQIKVAALSFEMLSQSVLRPYNLRQEAKYKSQNGVVPSRIDEE; translated from the coding sequence ATGCGTTTATGTGATAAAGATATTGAAGAATGGTTGGAAAGAAAAGATTTAATTATTGAGCCTTATCCTGAGAAAAAGTTAATTAGTGGAATTACTGTTGATATACATCTTGGTAATAAGTTTCGATTTTTTCATGAAAACACTAAATCTTGTATTAATTTAAGTGATTCTAAAATAAATACTTCATTAGCATTAACAGACATTATGAGTGATGAAATAATTTTTTCTAAAGAAAAACCTTTATTTTTACAACCAGGTTCTTTAGTATTATCATCTACTTTCGAAAATATTACAATCCCTAATAATTTAGTAGGTTGGTTAGATGGACGTTCTTCTTTAGCGCGTTTAGGATTAATGATTCATGCTACTGCACATCGTATTGATCCTGGATGGAAGGGTAATATTGTTTTAGAAATGTTTAATGCGGGCAAATTAACTCTCGTACTACATCCTCAAATAAAAGTTGCAGCATTAAGTTTTGAAATGTTGTCCCAATCAGTTTTACGCCCCTATAATTTAAGGCAGGAAGCTAAATACAAAAGTCAAAATGGAGTAGTACCTAGCCGGATTGATGAGGAATAA
- the priA gene encoding primosomal protein N' gives MQILILVPYVKGINVIIVFLKKYFNVSIDIIHSKLNNAKYFKNWIRTKNGENSIVIGTRKSVFLPFLKLGIIILLEEHNLNYKSMNQCRYNVRDLGILRAYKENIPIILDSQTPSLKTLYNIFHKKCFYIKLHQYKCIYRLNNSIINLKKDKLKFSLSLTLINEIYKNFKNKQVLLIFNKFSLLFFILTCDTCGCVFKCTSCHNYFEINQYRNILFCRFCLIQIKKPIFCYNCGCFFLVIKTMDIEKIKDNIKDIFPKITLFFLLNKKNINKSMLDVKMFEFSTSSPCIIITTEEIVQNYYFPHVTLISLISIDNYFLSFNFRAIEHFAQFYINLNQLTRRLQKSYKILIQTSFPNDLNLKEICDNGYFSFSKKILSIRKNFLLPPWSSQIIIYSESSYAEYNIIFLNLLRNILTKKSNKNNCFLWFVGPYHTFLLKNKKKYFHRLLIQCSSRISLNNILNECIDIINIFNISKRVKWFLDIEPN, from the coding sequence ATGCAGATTTTAATCTTAGTACCTTATGTTAAAGGTATAAATGTAATTATAGTTTTTTTAAAAAAATATTTTAATGTTTCTATTGATATAATACATTCAAAATTAAATAATGCTAAATATTTTAAAAATTGGATAAGAACTAAAAATGGCGAGAATTCTATTGTTATTGGTACAAGAAAAAGTGTTTTTTTACCTTTTTTAAAATTGGGCATTATTATCTTACTTGAAGAACATAATTTAAATTATAAAAGCATGAATCAATGCAGATATAATGTTAGAGATTTAGGAATATTAAGAGCATATAAAGAAAATATACCCATAATTTTAGACTCACAAACTCCTTCATTAAAAACGTTATATAATATTTTTCATAAAAAATGTTTTTATATTAAATTGCACCAATACAAATGTATTTATAGATTAAATAATAGTATTATTAACTTAAAAAAAGATAAATTGAAATTTAGTCTATCTTTAACTTTAATAAATGAAATCTATAAAAATTTTAAAAACAAACAAGTTTTATTGATTTTTAATAAATTTAGTTTGTTATTTTTTATATTAACATGTGATACATGTGGTTGTGTTTTTAAATGTACTAGTTGTCACAATTATTTTGAAATTAATCAATATCGTAATATTTTATTTTGTCGATTTTGTTTGATTCAAATTAAAAAACCAATTTTTTGTTATAATTGTGGATGTTTTTTTTTAGTGATAAAAACCATGGACATAGAAAAAATTAAGGATAATATAAAAGATATTTTTCCAAAAATTACATTGTTTTTTTTATTGAATAAAAAAAATATTAATAAAAGTATGTTAGATGTAAAAATGTTTGAATTTTCTACTTCTAGTCCTTGTATTATTATTACTACAGAAGAAATAGTTCAAAATTATTATTTTCCTCATGTAACATTAATTAGTTTAATCAGTATTGATAATTATTTCTTGTCTTTTAATTTTCGTGCCATAGAGCATTTTGCTCAATTTTATATTAATTTAAATCAATTAACTAGAAGATTGCAAAAGTCATATAAAATATTGATACAAACATCTTTTCCTAATGATTTAAATTTAAAAGAGATATGTGATAATGGCTATTTTTCTTTTTCAAAAAAAATATTATCAATTAGAAAAAATTTTTTATTGCCTCCTTGGAGCTCTCAAATTATTATATACTCTGAAAGTTCATATGCTGAATATAATATTATTTTTTTAAATTTACTTCGTAATATTTTAACAAAAAAATCTAATAAAAATAATTGTTTTTTATGGTTTGTAGGACCTTATCACACTTTTTTATTAAAAAATAAAAAAAAATATTTTCATCGTTTATTAATTCAATGTTCCTCGCGAATCTCTCTTAATAATATATTAAATGAATGTATTGATATAATAAATATTTTTAACATTTCAAAACGAGTTAAATGGTTTTTAGATATTGAACCCAATTAA
- the tyrS gene encoding tyrosine--tRNA ligase, whose amino-acid sequence MSEFDLIKRLRNRGLISHITNEDNLSELIKKKSISLYCGFDPTDESLHIGHLLPLITLKRFQISGHTPIILIGGATSLIGDPSFKKKERIFNSNNDVDIWTKKISKQIARFVNFSCGKNSAVLLNNNIWFKNINILSFLRDVGKYFSINTMINRAAVKQRITRPDQGISFTEFSYNLLQAYDFFVLNKKYQVDLQIGGADQWGNISSGMHLIHRKSNKKVYGLTVPLLIQSNGIKFGKTESGTIWLDEKKTSPYKFYQFWMNIEDSNVYYFLKIFTFISMEEIKRREQNKHLQNQIVNDKSFLAKNITCLVHGKEQLLAVERITEFLFLRNITQIKESDFQQLKQDGIPFIIVNNIKDLQEALVLTSLAKSRTQAKNMIISNSISINTKKIGKNHIFNDQDKLFGKFTLLSRGKKNHSLLCW is encoded by the coding sequence ATGAGTGAATTTGATTTAATTAAAAGATTGCGCAATAGAGGTTTAATATCTCATATTACAAACGAAGATAATTTAAGTGAACTCATTAAAAAAAAATCAATTTCTCTTTATTGTGGTTTTGATCCTACAGATGAAAGTCTTCATATAGGTCATCTTTTACCTTTAATTACTTTAAAAAGATTTCAAATCTCAGGGCATACGCCTATAATATTAATAGGCGGAGCGACAAGCTTAATCGGAGATCCTAGTTTTAAGAAAAAAGAACGTATTTTTAATTCCAATAATGATGTTGATATTTGGACAAAAAAAATTAGCAAACAAATTGCTCGTTTTGTAAATTTTAGTTGTGGTAAGAATAGTGCTGTACTATTAAATAATAATATATGGTTTAAGAACATTAATATATTATCGTTTTTACGAGATGTTGGAAAATATTTTTCAATTAATACTATGATTAATAGAGCAGCTGTTAAACAACGTATTACAAGACCAGATCAAGGTATTTCATTTACAGAATTCTCTTATAATTTATTGCAAGCATATGATTTTTTTGTTTTAAATAAAAAATATCAAGTTGATTTACAAATTGGAGGGGCTGATCAATGGGGTAATATTTCTTCAGGCATGCATTTAATACATCGAAAATCTAATAAAAAAGTATATGGTTTAACAGTGCCTCTTCTTATTCAGTCTAATGGAATCAAATTTGGTAAAACAGAATCAGGAACTATATGGTTAGATGAAAAAAAAACTAGTCCTTATAAATTTTATCAGTTTTGGATGAATATAGAAGATTCTAATGTTTATTATTTTTTAAAAATATTTACTTTTATAAGTATGGAAGAAATTAAAAGAAGAGAACAAAATAAACATCTTCAAAATCAAATTGTTAATGATAAGTCTTTTCTTGCAAAAAACATTACTTGTTTAGTACATGGAAAAGAACAATTACTAGCAGTCGAAAGAATTACAGAGTTTCTGTTTTTAAGAAACATTACTCAAATTAAAGAATCTGATTTTCAACAATTAAAACAAGATGGTATACCGTTTATTATAGTGAATAATATAAAAGATTTGCAGGAAGCATTAGTATTAACTTCATTAGCAAAATCTCGAACTCAAGCTAAAAATATGATAATTTCAAATTCTATATCTATTAATACCAAAAAAATAGGAAAAAATCATATTTTTAATGATCAAGATAAATTATTTGGAAAATTTACTTTATTATCTAGAGGTAAAAAAAATCATTCTTTATTATGTTGGTGA
- the tilS gene encoding tRNA lysidine(34) synthetase TilS, translating to MIEKIISKYKKKSFLIAYSGGLDSTVLLYQLLEISKKFYINIRAIHINHNLTSLSRKWTEHCKKICDINHIPLIIENIEIDNKKNNLEEKLRVKRYNIIYNHLFSNEILLTGHHMNDQCETLILSLKRGSGPTGLSSMSFETLLGNKKIIRPFLKKTKKELLFWAKKKKLRWIEDFSNLNIDYDRNFIRKKIIPLLEKRWPYFLNNCFRTTKICQKETRLLNYFLHEKIHDCIQYDNSLNIENFKNTTKEICTALIRHWISLKKIKMPSYKNIQCIYQQMIFSKTDASPKIILGKHEIRRYRKSLYFIKTQPNLRNTLLFWHNTKINLILPNDLGNLIEDTNGITIPAPENNELINIRFQYEGYVLILGRNKKRKIKKIWQEKKIPPWLRNQIPLLFYNNNFISALGVFVINTNNRTKKTWTISWQNNLRFSYQNSFEFY from the coding sequence TTGATAGAAAAAATTATTAGTAAATATAAAAAAAAATCATTTTTAATCGCTTATAGTGGCGGACTAGATTCTACCGTACTACTTTATCAACTACTAGAAATATCAAAAAAGTTTTATATTAACATACGCGCTATTCATATTAATCATAATCTTACTTCACTCTCTAGAAAATGGACAGAACATTGCAAGAAAATTTGCGATATAAATCATATCCCTTTAATTATTGAAAATATTGAAATCGATAATAAAAAAAATAATCTTGAAGAAAAATTAAGAGTAAAACGGTATAATATTATATACAATCATTTATTTTCTAACGAAATACTTCTTACTGGTCATCATATGAATGATCAGTGTGAAACATTAATTTTATCTTTAAAAAGAGGTAGTGGTCCTACTGGACTTTCTAGTATGTCTTTTGAAACTTTATTAGGCAATAAAAAAATAATCCGTCCTTTCTTAAAAAAAACAAAAAAAGAATTATTATTCTGGGCGAAAAAAAAAAAATTGCGCTGGATTGAAGATTTTAGTAATTTAAACATTGATTATGATCGTAATTTCATACGAAAGAAAATTATTCCTCTATTAGAGAAAAGATGGCCTTATTTTTTAAACAATTGTTTCCGTACTACTAAAATATGCCAAAAAGAAACTCGGCTACTAAATTACTTTCTTCATGAAAAAATTCATGATTGTATACAATACGACAATTCTTTAAATATTGAGAATTTCAAAAACACAACAAAAGAAATATGCACAGCATTAATTAGACATTGGATTTCATTAAAAAAAATAAAAATGCCATCATATAAAAATATTCAATGTATTTATCAACAAATGATTTTTAGTAAAACAGATGCAAGCCCGAAAATAATTTTAGGAAAACATGAGATAAGACGTTATAGAAAATCACTTTATTTTATAAAAACACAACCTAATCTTAGAAATACCTTGTTATTCTGGCACAATACGAAGATAAATCTAATACTTCCTAATGATTTAGGAAATCTAATAGAAGATACTAATGGTATTACAATTCCTGCCCCCGAAAATAATGAATTAATCAATATTCGTTTTCAATATGAAGGTTACGTTTTAATTTTAGGAAGGAATAAAAAAAGAAAAATAAAAAAAATTTGGCAGGAAAAGAAAATTCCTCCTTGGTTAAGGAATCAAATTCCACTATTATTTTATAATAATAATTTCATTAGCGCTTTAGGCGTATTTGTTATTAACACTAACAACAGAACTAAAAAAACTTGGACAATATCTTGGCAAAATAACTTAAGATTTAGCTATCAAAATTCATTTGAATTTTACTAA
- the nth gene encoding endonuclease III, with the protein MNKDKRYKILSLFYSKCPEPKTELIFSSDFELLLSVILSAQSTDFIVNKTTKTLFKIANTPKGILLLGLSGLKNHIKEIGLYNTKALNIIRTSYLILNKYDGMIPKNRIELESLPGVGRKTSNILLNILFKKKTIAVDTHVFRVSNRTNFAKGKNVKEVENKLMKVVPNIFKLNFHSWFVLHGRYICTARKIKCNICLIFKFCEFNKKNNIFS; encoded by the coding sequence ATGAATAAAGACAAGCGTTATAAAATTTTATCATTATTTTATAGTAAATGTCCTGAACCTAAGACAGAATTAATTTTTTCTTCTGATTTTGAACTTTTATTATCTGTAATTCTTTCAGCTCAATCTACTGATTTTATAGTAAATAAAACGACTAAGACGTTATTTAAAATAGCAAATACTCCTAAAGGTATTTTATTATTAGGATTATCGGGTCTTAAAAATCATATTAAAGAGATTGGTTTGTATAATACTAAAGCATTAAACATTATTCGTACTTCCTATTTAATATTAAACAAATATGATGGAATGATTCCCAAAAATCGTATTGAATTAGAATCTCTTCCTGGTGTAGGAAGAAAAACATCTAATATATTATTAAACATATTATTTAAAAAGAAAACTATTGCTGTAGATACACATGTTTTCAGAGTATCAAATCGTACTAATTTTGCTAAGGGAAAAAATGTAAAAGAAGTTGAAAATAAATTAATGAAAGTAGTTCCTAATATTTTTAAATTAAATTTTCATTCTTGGTTTGTTTTACATGGTAGATATATCTGTACTGCACGAAAAATTAAATGTAATATTTGTTTAATATTCAAATTTTGTGAATTTAATAAAAAAAATAATATATTCTCATAG
- a CDS encoding riboflavin synthase subunit alpha yields the protein MFTGIVNGIATIVSIDKKKTHYRYTVKLPSILSKNLKLGDSIAHNGCCLTVKFINNVYIICDVINETLKSTNLGILNVGEHVNIERSVKYGDEIGGHIISGHVMNTAEICKILKLDDNCIIWLKMKNPLLMKYIFYKGFICIDGISLTVGDIIGNEFCVNIIPHTFLFTTIKNKKNKSLMNIEIDFYTQTIVDTTERLINKNIKYVL from the coding sequence ATGTTTACAGGTATTGTAAATGGAATTGCTACTATTGTGTCTATAGATAAGAAAAAAACACATTATAGATATACAGTTAAACTTCCATCTATTTTATCTAAAAATTTAAAATTAGGCGATTCAATAGCACATAATGGATGTTGTTTGACTGTAAAATTTATCAATAATGTGTATATAATCTGTGACGTTATAAATGAAACATTAAAAAGCACTAATTTAGGAATATTAAATGTTGGAGAGCATGTTAATATTGAAAGATCAGTAAAGTATGGTGATGAAATTGGCGGCCATATAATATCCGGTCATGTTATGAATACTGCTGAAATTTGTAAAATATTAAAATTAGATGATAATTGTATTATATGGTTAAAAATGAAAAACCCATTATTGATGAAGTATATTTTTTATAAAGGGTTTATTTGTATTGATGGAATCAGCCTTACCGTTGGAGATATTATAGGAAATGAATTTTGCGTTAATATTATACCGCATACTTTTCTATTTACTACTATAAAAAATAAAAAAAATAAAAGTTTAATGAATATTGAAATTGATTTTTATACTCAAACAATTGTAGATACTACAGAACGTTTGATTAATAAAAATATTAAGTATGTTTTATAA
- the metG gene encoding methionine--tRNA ligase, translating to MDSFLYHTLYFKKNYNIMQSVLRKILVTCALPYANGSIHIGHMLEHIQADIWVRYHRMHGHEVWFVSADDAHGTAIMLKSEDLGISSNELIKKMRKEHQRDFLNFKISHDNYYSTHSLENLYLSRKIFTCLNEKGFIKEKNIVQFYDNIKKIFLPDRFIKGTCPICKSKNQYGDNCEICSATYEPLDLINPISVISGKKPILKNTKHLYFDLPFFSEMLKKWIHSGVLESSVIKKTEEWFKEGLKSWGISRDAPYFGFKIPKHSDKYFYVWLDAPIGYMSAFKNLCFKNTKLNFNEFWDKKSHCELYHFIGKDIIYFHTLFWPSILEASSFRKPSGIFVHGYLTMNGLKLSKSRGALIKASNWIKCFDSDSLRYYYASKLSNKVHDIEINLKDFVWKINSDIVNKLVNLASRNASFINKYFNGYLSKKLSDIKLYEDFVNTSSNIAIFLENREFSFVVRESMRLLDVANQYINEKKPWKIEKTEKNIVELQKICTMGINLFRIVMIFLKPITPDLANKTEFFLNTTLTWDSIKKPLLSHKINKFTPLYKRIDIKKIYELIELCRE from the coding sequence ATTGATTCTTTTCTATATCACACTCTTTATTTTAAAAAAAATTATAATATTATGCAAAGTGTACTTAGAAAAATTTTAGTTACCTGTGCCTTACCTTATGCAAATGGTTCTATTCATATTGGTCATATGTTAGAACATATTCAAGCAGATATTTGGGTTCGTTATCATAGAATGCATGGTCATGAAGTATGGTTTGTGTCTGCTGATGACGCGCACGGTACTGCTATAATGTTAAAATCTGAAGATTTAGGAATATCTTCAAACGAATTAATTAAAAAGATGAGAAAAGAACATCAAAGAGACTTTTTAAATTTTAAAATTTCACATGATAATTATTATTCAACTCATAGTTTAGAAAATTTATATTTATCAAGAAAAATTTTTACATGTTTAAATGAAAAAGGGTTTATTAAAGAAAAAAACATTGTTCAGTTTTATGATAATATAAAAAAAATATTTCTTCCAGACCGATTTATAAAAGGCACTTGTCCTATTTGCAAATCTAAAAATCAATATGGTGATAATTGCGAAATATGTAGTGCAACTTATGAACCTTTGGATTTAATTAATCCCATATCTGTTATTTCCGGAAAAAAACCTATTTTAAAGAATACAAAACATTTGTATTTCGATTTGCCTTTTTTTAGTGAGATGTTGAAAAAATGGATACATTCTGGCGTTTTAGAATCTTCAGTTATTAAAAAGACAGAAGAATGGTTTAAAGAAGGTTTAAAATCATGGGGTATTTCTCGAGACGCACCTTATTTTGGATTTAAAATTCCAAAACATTCTGATAAATATTTTTATGTTTGGCTGGATGCTCCTATTGGTTATATGAGTGCATTTAAAAATCTTTGTTTTAAAAATACAAAGTTAAATTTTAATGAATTTTGGGATAAAAAATCTCATTGTGAATTGTATCATTTTATTGGAAAAGATATTATTTATTTTCATACCTTGTTTTGGCCTTCAATATTAGAAGCATCTTCTTTTAGAAAACCTAGTGGAATATTTGTTCATGGGTATCTTACTATGAATGGTCTGAAATTATCAAAGTCACGAGGTGCTTTAATTAAAGCAAGCAATTGGATTAAATGTTTCGATTCAGATAGCTTGCGTTATTATTATGCGAGCAAGTTATCTAATAAAGTTCATGATATTGAAATTAATCTAAAAGACTTCGTTTGGAAAATAAATAGTGATATTGTAAATAAATTAGTTAATTTAGCATCAAGAAATGCTAGTTTTATTAACAAATATTTTAATGGATACTTATCTAAAAAATTAAGTGATATTAAATTATATGAAGATTTTGTCAATACAAGTAGCAATATTGCAATTTTTTTAGAAAATCGTGAATTTAGTTTTGTTGTAAGAGAGTCTATGAGATTATTAGATGTAGCAAATCAATATATTAATGAAAAAAAACCATGGAAAATTGAAAAAACAGAAAAAAATATTGTTGAATTACAAAAAATTTGCACCATGGGCATTAATTTATTTAGAATTGTTATGATCTTTTTAAAACCGATAACACCTGATTTAGCAAACAAAACAGAGTTTTTTTTGAACACAACATTAACTTGGGATAGTATTAAAAAGCCCTTATTATCTCATAAAATAAATAAATTTACTCCTTTATATAAAAGAATCGATATTAAGAAAATATATGAACTTATTGAGTTATGCAGAGAGTAA
- the ydiK gene encoding AI-2E family transporter YdiK, which produces MQDPKDKIDLSQSILSLIFVIAMGVISFLVIHPFILGFSWASMIVIATWPLMLKIQKILGGKRSLAVIIMIVILLLLFIIPVFFLVNSLIATSIPLIHWFSSNTLEFPALAWLQDIPLIGKKIFISYQELLDSDGGELIRQVRPYMGRTTEFFIMQAKNCGLFIMHLTLMLFFSALLYWNGEKISITIRHFALRLSKKNGDAIILLATQSVRAVALGVAVTALIQALLSGIGLLISGVPYWALLMIIMFFSCLIQLGPLPILIPSIAWLYWHNNTTWGTMLLIWSCLVFILDHILRPFFIRMGANLPILLILSGVIGGLLAFGMIGLFIGPVVLVIFYRLIISWMYGISIASFLEDTSFKKKIN; this is translated from the coding sequence ATGCAAGATCCAAAAGACAAGATAGATTTATCACAATCTATTTTATCACTGATATTTGTTATTGCTATGGGTGTAATAAGTTTTTTAGTCATTCATCCATTTATATTAGGATTTTCTTGGGCTAGTATGATTGTTATTGCCACTTGGCCTCTTATGTTAAAAATACAAAAAATTTTAGGTGGAAAACGTTCTCTCGCCGTAATAATCATGATTGTAATTTTACTTCTTTTATTTATTATTCCAGTGTTTTTTTTAGTAAATAGCTTAATTGCAACAAGTATACCTCTTATTCATTGGTTTAGTTCAAATACTCTAGAGTTTCCAGCATTAGCTTGGTTACAAGATATTCCTCTTATTGGTAAAAAGATATTTATTAGTTATCAAGAATTATTAGATAGTGATGGAGGTGAATTAATTCGTCAAGTAAGACCTTATATGGGACGAACAACTGAGTTTTTTATAATGCAAGCTAAAAATTGCGGATTATTTATTATGCATTTAACATTAATGCTCTTTTTTAGTGCTTTATTATATTGGAACGGTGAAAAAATTAGTATTACTATTCGTCATTTTGCACTCCGACTTAGCAAAAAAAATGGTGATGCTATTATTTTACTAGCAACTCAATCGGTTAGAGCTGTAGCATTAGGAGTTGCGGTAACTGCTTTAATTCAAGCTTTATTATCTGGTATAGGATTATTAATTTCAGGTGTTCCGTATTGGGCATTATTAATGATAATAATGTTTTTTTCTTGTTTAATACAATTAGGACCATTACCTATTTTAATACCTTCAATTGCATGGCTTTATTGGCATAATAATACCACTTGGGGTACAATGTTATTAATTTGGAGTTGTCTCGTATTTATACTTGATCATATACTTAGACCATTTTTTATACGCATGGGAGCTAATTTACCTATTTTATTAATTCTATCTGGAGTAATTGGTGGTTTATTAGCATTTGGAATGATTGGTTTGTTTATTGGTCCAGTTGTATTAGTGATATTTTATCGTTTAATAATATCATGGATGTACGGAATTTCAATTGCATCTTTTTTAGAAGATACATCATTTAAAAAAAAAATTAATTAA
- a CDS encoding Rnf-Nqr domain containing protein — protein sequence MLLLVRCVIGATTTVVLTIISTMMSIVKNFIIKDLRILIYMIIIFSVVTSIEILFYAYWLNLYQSSDVFIPLIVTNYIIIG from the coding sequence TTGCTACTGCTTGTTAGGTGTGTAATAGGTGCAACAACCACTGTAGTATTAACTATTATAAGCACCATGATGTCTATTGTAAAAAATTTTATAATTAAAGATCTAAGAATTCTAATTTACATGATAATTATTTTTTCTGTTGTTACATCTATAGAAATATTATTTTATGCTTACTGGTTGAATTTATATCAATCTTCAGATGTTTTTATTCCTTTGATAGTTACTAACTATATTATTATAGGATAA